GCTGCACATCGCTGACGCGTCCATCGAAAGCCATATCGAGCGGTTCATCATCAACCCCGACACCATCGACGCGACCCTGGATTGGCTCGACCAGGGCAGCCCCGGCTGGCGTGAGCGCTTTCGCGAACAGTGGAATGCACGGGTTACGCAGCGGCTGATCTGAATCCTGTGCCGCCGCTACGCCATTCAGTTACCGCGATAAGTGGAGTAGCCATACGGGCTGAGCAGCAGCGGAATGTGGTAGTGCGGCACGCTGCCGTCCACCTCGAAGATCACTGGCACCTCCGGGAAGAAGGTCTGGGTGTGGTGCTGCTGGAACCACTCGCCGGTCTTGAAGGTGACGCGGTAGGTGCCTTTCTCCAGCGCCTTGCCCTCCGGGTACAGCGCCGGAATGCGCCCCTGCTGGTTGGTGACGCCCTGGTTGAGCAGTTGCCAGTTCTGTCCGGTCTGTTTTTCCAGGGTCACGTTCACCGCAGCGGAGGGCAGGCCGTCCTGCAGGTTGAGCACATGGACGCTGAGCGGGTTGGTGTCGGCCAGGGCCAGGCTGGACAGGCCGCAGAGCAGGGCGCCGGCCAGCAGGGTTTGCAGTGCTTTCATGTTGATTCTCCGGGTCATTGAGGGGTGGGCATTACCTGAGCGATGGCCTTGAGTGCGCAGCCTTCGTCTTCGGCGGCGCCGCCTGAGCCGGCTACACCGAGCGCGCCGATCACCTGATCGCCAACCTTCAGCGGTACGCCACCGCCGAGCAGCAACAGTTCGCCCAGGGTGTTGAGGTTGGCGGCTTCGGGGTTGTTGCGCGCCCGTTCGGCCAGCAGGCGGGTCGGGGTCTTGGTCGACAGCGCGGTGTAGGCCTTGCGCTGCGCTGCCAGGGTGTTGTGCGGGCCGACGTTGTCGTCACGTTGCACCGCGACCAGGTTGCCGCCACGGTCGACCACCGCTGCCACGCCAGTGCGTCCTTCGGCATGACAGGCGGCCAGGGTGGCGTCGAGCAGGGCGTTGGCCAGCGGCAGGGTCACGTCCGGGCGGTTGGCCACGGGCGGCGCCGCGAAGGCGTTGGCGCCCAGCAGGGCGAGGGTGGAAAAGGCGAGTGTGCGAAGCGGCATGCCGGTCTCCTTGGGCAGGCTCTGTCGAGCGGATGCCGGCATGTTGCACAAGCCTGGATGTCAGACAGATTGCGTACGCATTACGAAGTTGTAATGCCGGTAGCAGGGCAAAACGCCTAGGCTATGCGCAACGATGGGAGGACACGCATGCGCATTCTGGTGGT
The Pseudomonas sp. DTU_2021_1001937_2_SI_NGA_ILE_001 DNA segment above includes these coding regions:
- the uraH gene encoding hydroxyisourate hydrolase; amino-acid sequence: MKALQTLLAGALLCGLSSLALADTNPLSVHVLNLQDGLPSAAVNVTLEKQTGQNWQLLNQGVTNQQGRIPALYPEGKALEKGTYRVTFKTGEWFQQHHTQTFFPEVPVIFEVDGSVPHYHIPLLLSPYGYSTYRGN
- a CDS encoding heme-binding protein, whose amino-acid sequence is MPLRTLAFSTLALLGANAFAAPPVANRPDVTLPLANALLDATLAACHAEGRTGVAAVVDRGGNLVAVQRDDNVGPHNTLAAQRKAYTALSTKTPTRLLAERARNNPEAANLNTLGELLLLGGGVPLKVGDQVIGALGVAGSGGAAEDEGCALKAIAQVMPTPQ